Part of the Devosia sp. SL43 genome, GTGGGCTGGACAAGCCGCTGGGTATTCGGCAGCCCGCCAGCGCGGCATTGAGGGTGGGACAAGACGTCTTCGTGACGCTTAACCCCGAGCACGTTCTTGTGTTCCCGCGCGATTGACCCTATTTCTGACCTATCTTTCGCGTGTAACGCGTTCTGAAGAATTCTAGGGAGACCAAAATGCACGCGCCAGGAATTTGGGGCATTCTCGTTGTCGCCGTCGTCGTGATCCTGCTGTTCGGTCGCGGCAAGATTTCCGGCATGATGGGCGAAGTTGCCTCGGGCATCAAAGCCTTCCAGAAGGGCATGAAGGACGAGGACAAGCCGGTGGAACGTGTCGCGACGACCACTGCCGATGTCCGTGAGCCCGAGAAGAAGGACGTCTAAGGACGTCACCGCCGGTCATGCCGCTGCGTTGAAGGAATAAGACTATGCTCGGCTTGGGCTGGACAGAGATGCTGGTGATCGGCGTTGTTGCGCTGATCGTCATCGGGCCGAAGGACTTGCCGGTGGTGATGAACCGCATCGGCAAGGTCGCCGGTCAAATTCGTCGCATGGGCAGCGAATTCCAGCGCGAGATCAACAAGACGACTGGTCTCGACGAGGTGCGCAACCTGCGCAATTCCATCACGGCGCCGCTCAAAAAGACCACCGACGAAATCCGCAAGGAATTCAACGCCATGACGCCGACAGGCGTCCAGCCGAGCGGCATCATCAAACCAACTGATCCCAAGGTCGAAAGCGTCGTCGACGCCATCAAGACCCAGGCGGGCATGACCACGCCCAAGACAGCCGATCAGGTTGCTGCCGAAGCCGGTTTCAAGCCGGCCGGTCCCGCGCCAGTGGCGTCCAAGGCCACGGTGCCAACTGAAAAGAAGGCGCCTGCAACCAAGGCTCCCGTGAAAGCCAAGGCGGCGCCGACGCGTCCGGTGATCAAGACCGAGTTGGCGCCAATCGAGGCCGTGCCAGCACCGGCTGAGGCTCAGCCGGTTGACGTAAAGCCAGCCCGCAAGCCACGTACGCCCAAGGTTGTCGCGGAAACGCCGGTTCCCGTATTGCCCACCGAGCCGGCGGATTCGCCGGCGACGAAAACCCCGCGTGCCCGTACGCCGCGTAAGCCTGCCACCGCGAAAGCCGGAAGCGAATAGACCATGGCCGACGCCAAGCAGATCGAAGACAAGAGCAAAGAGCCGGTCGATGAGCTGGCCGGCAGCGAAGCGCCGCTACTCGAACACTTGGTCGAGCTGCGTAAGCGGCTGATCTATTCAGCCGTCTCGATCGTCGTGCTGATGGGCTTCTGTTTCATCTTTGCCAGCACGATCTACGAGTGGTTGCTGATCCCGTATAAGAACTCGGTGCCGAACTCGGACCTGATCTTCACGGCGCCGCAGGAACTGTTCTTCACCTACCTGAACGTGGCCCTTTTTGGTGCCATTTTCCTCGGCTTTCCGGTGGTCGCCAGCCAGATCTACATGTTTGTCGCTCCCGGCCTCTATAAGCACGAGCGCAAAGCGTTCATCCCCTATCTTGTGGCGACGCCAATATTCTTCGTGGCGGGCGCCGCTTTGGTCTATTTCATCGTCCTGCCGATGGCCCTGCATTTCTTCGCCGGCATGCAGACCGAAGACATCGTGATGATGACCAGTGTCAGCGAGTATCTTGGCCTCGCCATGCTGCTCATCCTGGCCTTCGGCATCTGCTTCCAGCTTCCGGTCATCCTGACATTGCTGGCGCAGATCGATCTCGTGCATGTCGACATGCTCAAGAAGGGCCGCCGCTACGCCATCGTCGGCATCCTGATCTTCGCCGCCTTTATCACGCCACCCGATCCGATCTCCCAGATCGGTCTTGCGGTGCCCATGTACCTGCTCTACGAACTCTCCATCATTTCGGTACGGATGGTCGAGAAGCGCCGTGCTGCGGCTCTGGCCGCGCAGGAAGCCGAACTCTCCGGCTCATCATCCGACTAGCAATCCACGATGTCATCCCGGCGAAGGCCGGGATCCAGGTCCGTATCTTTCCCAGACCGCTGAGTTTGCAACTGCTTGCCGGACATGGATTCCGGCCTGCGCTGGAATGACCCGGTGGGATTGGGGATTGCGGCGTTTCCTCATCGACCTTAGACAACGTGCGTAGCCAACCAGAGGCGGGCAGCGACCCGTAATACCGATGTTCGATATCAAGTGGATCCGAGCCAACGCAGAAGCTTTCGATGCTGCCGTTTCGCGGCGCAAGGGCGTCTCCGTCCGCTCCTCCGATCTGCTCGCCATCGACGATCGCCGCCGCGACATCATTGGACGCCTCAACGACGCCCAGGAAAAGCGCAATGCGCTCTCCAAGCAGATCGGCCAGGCCAAGGCCCAAAAGGACGAGGCCAAGGCCGCCGAGCTGATGGCCGAGGTCGCCCGCCTTAAGGACTTCATCCCGCAGGGTGAAGCCGACGAACGCGCCGTCGAACTGGAATTGCGCAACGCGCTGTCGGTCATTCCGAACCTGGTGTTCGAGGATGTACCAGACGGCACCGACGAAACCGGCAATGTCGAATACTTCGGCCGCAACGGCTCGCCCGAAACCGCCGCCAAGGTTCGCGCCCCGCGCCCGAGCTTCGCGTTTGCTCCCAAGGAACACTACGAGATGGGCGTCGCCGCCAATGGCGACATGGATTTCGAGATCGCCGCCAAACTCTCCGGCAGCCGCTTCGTGGTGCTGAAGGGGCAAGTTGCCCGCCTGGAGCGGGCACTGGGCCAGTTCATGCTGGACCTGCACACGACCGAGCATGGCTATACCGAAGTACAGCCGCCGCTGCTGGTGAAGGACGACGCGCTGTTCGGCACCAATCAGCTGCCAAAGTTCGAGGACGACCTGTTCTTCACGCCCCACGGCGAGGCGAGACTGGCCCTGATACCAACGGCCGAGGTGCCGCTGACCAACTTCGTGCGCGACTCTATTGTTTCGGAAGAAGAGCTACCGCTTCGTATGACCGCCCTTACGCCCTGCTTCCGCTCCGAGGCCGGTTCCGCTGGCCGCGACACCCGCGGTATGCTGCGGCAGCACCAGTTCAACAAGGTCGAGATGGTGTCCATCACTACGCCGGAAACCTCGGTGGACGAGCATGAGCGCATGCTGGCCTGCGCCGAGACGGTGCTGCAGCGTCTGGGCCTCCACTACCGCGTCATGAATCTCTGCACCGGCGATATCGGCTTCGGCGCGAAGAAGACCTACGACCTCGAAGTCTGGCTGCCCGGTCAGGACACCTATCGCGAGATTTCCTCCGTCTCGGTCTGCGGTGATTTCCAGGCTCGTCGCATGGATGCCCGCTATCGCCCCGCTGGCGAGAAGCAGGCGCCGCGCTTCGTCCACACGCTCAATGGTTCCGGAACAGCCGTTGGACGGTGTCTGATCGCAGTGCTGGAGAACTATCAGCAGGAAGACGGCTCCGTCCTCGTGCCTGACGTGCTCCAGCCTTACATGGGCGGCCTCAAGTCGATCGGCAGC contains:
- the tatA gene encoding twin-arginine translocase TatA/TatE family subunit, whose amino-acid sequence is MHAPGIWGILVVAVVVILLFGRGKISGMMGEVASGIKAFQKGMKDEDKPVERVATTTADVREPEKKDV
- the tatB gene encoding Sec-independent protein translocase protein TatB; the encoded protein is MLGLGWTEMLVIGVVALIVIGPKDLPVVMNRIGKVAGQIRRMGSEFQREINKTTGLDEVRNLRNSITAPLKKTTDEIRKEFNAMTPTGVQPSGIIKPTDPKVESVVDAIKTQAGMTTPKTADQVAAEAGFKPAGPAPVASKATVPTEKKAPATKAPVKAKAAPTRPVIKTELAPIEAVPAPAEAQPVDVKPARKPRTPKVVAETPVPVLPTEPADSPATKTPRARTPRKPATAKAGSE
- the tatC gene encoding twin-arginine translocase subunit TatC, with protein sequence MADAKQIEDKSKEPVDELAGSEAPLLEHLVELRKRLIYSAVSIVVLMGFCFIFASTIYEWLLIPYKNSVPNSDLIFTAPQELFFTYLNVALFGAIFLGFPVVASQIYMFVAPGLYKHERKAFIPYLVATPIFFVAGAALVYFIVLPMALHFFAGMQTEDIVMMTSVSEYLGLAMLLILAFGICFQLPVILTLLAQIDLVHVDMLKKGRRYAIVGILIFAAFITPPDPISQIGLAVPMYLLYELSIISVRMVEKRRAAALAAQEAELSGSSSD
- the serS gene encoding serine--tRNA ligase, with amino-acid sequence MFDIKWIRANAEAFDAAVSRRKGVSVRSSDLLAIDDRRRDIIGRLNDAQEKRNALSKQIGQAKAQKDEAKAAELMAEVARLKDFIPQGEADERAVELELRNALSVIPNLVFEDVPDGTDETGNVEYFGRNGSPETAAKVRAPRPSFAFAPKEHYEMGVAANGDMDFEIAAKLSGSRFVVLKGQVARLERALGQFMLDLHTTEHGYTEVQPPLLVKDDALFGTNQLPKFEDDLFFTPHGEARLALIPTAEVPLTNFVRDSIVSEEELPLRMTALTPCFRSEAGSAGRDTRGMLRQHQFNKVEMVSITTPETSVDEHERMLACAETVLQRLGLHYRVMNLCTGDIGFGAKKTYDLEVWLPGQDTYREISSVSVCGDFQARRMDARYRPAGEKQAPRFVHTLNGSGTAVGRCLIAVLENYQQEDGSVLVPDVLQPYMGGLKSIGSR